TCGACACAAACGATCCTCGCGACTCACCCGAGCTCCGGGCGGAGGCGCTCATGGCCGCGGTGCGAACGCTCCGCGCCGAAAATGCCCGCAACGACAGTCCACTCGCCGGCCGAGTCGCGGTGGACAGGATGGCGGTGATGGGACATTCCATGGGAGGTGGGGGCGCCCTCATCGCGGCGAATTTGCACAGCGGGGAGCTCCAGGCGGCGATCCCCTTCACCCCCTGGCGACCCGACACGGACTTCAGCGCAATCACCGTTCCGACCCTCGTGATCGCTGGATCCAACGACACGATCGCGCCATCCGAGACCCACGCCTGGCCGCACTTCCAGGGGATCCCCGAGACCACCCCGAAGGTCTATCTGGAATTCGAAGGAGGGAGCCACTTTATCGCCGACACGACCCGCGGCACGGATCTTGACACTATCGGACGGTACGCAGTTGCCTGGCTGAAGCTGTATTTGGACGGGAATGAAGAGGTTCGCGGACTCCTGTATGGTCCGCGCCCGGCCGGCGATTCGGACAAGTTTTCCAGATACGTCGAGAATCCCTAAGCGAAAGCGATAACAGATGCCGGATCGATTGGGCGTCGGTAGGGAAACCGGGGCGCCCGTCGCCAGCCGGTCTCCACATAAAAGTGTCCTCTGGAGTGGACTCCTCCTGTGCGTCGCCGTGGGCATGGCGGCGTGCAGCGAATCCACCGCGCCCCCCCTCCCGGGCTCCATCGAGCTCACGTCGGGGGGAAGCCAGGACGGGACTGTCGGCGAACCCCTATCGCAGCTTGTTGTCTTCGAGGTTCGGGACGACGGCGGAAATCCGGTCGCCGGCGTTGGCGTTTCCCTTGCGGTGACACAGGGCGGGGGGAGCGTTCCCGACCAGACCGTCATAACCGGCCCCGAGGGGATGGTCCAGACTCCCTGGACGCTCGGAACCGTCGCCGCCGCTGCCCAACGCCTGGAAGCGACAGCCGGCGCCTTCACCGCAAGCGCGACCGCCACGGCTCGGGCCGGAGCCCCCGCCACGATCGAGGTGGTCGCCGGTGCAGGGCAGACCGCTCCGGCCGGCACTTTCCTTCCCGACTCGCTCGCGGTCGTTGTCTCGGACCAATACGGAAATCCCGTTCCGAACGCCGTCGTGACCTGGATCGCCCAGCTCGGCGGCGGCTCGCTCGCGCCGGTCCAGGTGAACGCGGGTCCCGACGGGATCGCCCGCGCTCGTTGGACGCTCGGCGGGGGCGCGGGCGCCCATACCGCCGTGGCGCAGGCCGGACAGGCTCCGGCGGCCGCCTTCGAGGCAACCGCCCTGCCCAACGCCGCGATCGCGGGGACCGTGACGCTCAGCAGTGGGCTCCTGGCCGGCGTGGCGCTCTCCGGCTTCACGGTGGCCGGCGCGACCTTCGGAGCGGGTGCCGAGCTCCAGAGTCCGGGCGGGGTGCGCTCGACCTCAACGGTCCCCGACGGGCTCGCCGGTGCCGGCGGCGCCGCTCTCCAACCCGGAGCCTCCTCCGCGCTCAGTGGACCCGGAGACGCGATTCCGGGCGAATGGGTCCTGCGCTTTCGGGAGGGCACCATCAGCGCGCCTTCGGGCGGGGTCTCTCGCCTCTCGGGCGCCACCGCGATGAGCGAGGGAATCCGGGCGGCGGTCTCCGCCATTCCGGTCATCGCCTCGGCGCGCGCGGGAATCACCGGGGTTTCCCCCCTTCTCGGCGCCGTGCGGGTGAGCATGGAGGCAGGTGGGGAGGAAGCGGCGGTGGTCGCTTCGCTCCGGGCCGATCCGCGCGTCGCCTCGGTCGAGCCCCTTCGCTGGGTCAGCTCGCACGCCGAGCCCGCCGCCATGGGCACCCCCATCGCCGCTTCCCCCTTCGTGGACGGGCTCTTTTTCCCGCGGCAGTCCTGGCACTATGGAATGATCGGCGTCCCGCGTGCCTGGGATGTCACGGAAGGGAGCACATCGGTCATCGTAGCCGTGGTGGACGATGGGATTCGCGTCGAACACGTCTCGATGGCCGGAGTCCTGACCAACGATGGGTACGACTTCGTAAAAGAGCCGGCGGTGCCGATTCCGCACTGCTCGGGTGGCAACATCTCCCTGACCGGCGACGGCGACGGACCGGATCCGGACCCCACGAATCCGAGCTCCTATTCCCTTCTCGGCGGACCGAACTGCGCCACCGGCCCGAACGACTTCGGGGGGCACGGGCTCCATGTCGCCGGGACGATCGCGGCGGCTGGTTCCGGCGTCGTGGGCGTCGCTCCGCGCGTGAGAATCCGCCCGGTGCGAGTGCTCGGGACGACAGGGCAGGGGACGAACTACGACGTCGCCCAGGGGATCCTTTACGCGGCCGGCCTTCCCGCGGACGACGGCGCGGGCGGTCTTGTGCAGGCTCCCTCGGCGGCGCGTGTCATCAATATGAGCATCGGCTCCCCGGCTTCCGATCCGGTCATCGCGGGAGCCATCAGCCAGGCGAGCGCGGCCGGCTCCCTCCTGATCGCCTCCGCCGGAAATTCGGGCAACTCCTTGCCCCAATACCCGGCCGCCCTCCCCGAGACCGTCTCGGTCTCGGCCCTGGGACCGGACTTCCTCCTTGCGCCCTACTCGACCTGGGGCCCCACGGTGGATGTCGCGGCTCCCGGGGGGAGCATGAGCGTCTATGGGTCCTTCGGCGGCGGGATCTGGTCGGCCTGGTGGAGCTTCTCCGAAAGCGCGTCTTACATCGGAGCCCTCCATGGGACCTCGATGGCGGCCCCGCACGTTTCCGGGCTGGCGGCGCTCCTCTTTTCGCAGAATCCCGGGATGACGGCGGCGCAAGCGAAGGAGCGGATCTACGCGACCACGCGCGACCTCGGCGTCCTCGGCAAGGACCAGCTCTTCGGGCATGGGCTCGTGGACGCCTTCCTCGCTCTCACGAATGGCGCAGGCTTCCCTTCGACGTTGCGGGTTTCGCTCTACGACGCATCCACCGGAGCGAAGATCGAAGAGGTCGAGGCGGGGTCCGATCACTCCTTCAACTTCTCCGGCCTCACGGACGGGAATTACCTGGTGTACGCGGGAACGGACGACCGGGACGACGGGATCACGGGGCGTCCGGGGTTCGTCTGGGGCGCGCGCGGAGGGACGCCGCAGCCGGCCGTCGTGGCGATTCAGGGAAACGGGATCCAGGATGGCTCGCTCACGGCCGGGATCCCGATCGAGGTCGAGCCGAACAACTCGACCGGGCTCGCGCATTCCCTCCCCATCGGCGGCTACATGTACGGCTCCGTCGGCTCCTTCGGGGATCAGGACCATTACCGTGTCCTCGTCCCCACGCAGGGCACCTATAGCTTCGAAACCGGGGGAGCCACCGGGCTCTGCGGCTTCGGGCTGGAGGTGAACACGAGGCTCGATCTCCTCGACGCGCTCGGCGTCGTGATCACCTCGAACGACGACCTGAACGCTGCCGACGAGCGGCTCTGCTCGAAGATCGTCGCTCAACTGGCGCCCGGGACCTACTTCCTCCGCGTCCGCGCGTCCTTTGGCGGCGCGACGGGGAACTACTCGATTCGCGCCTACTGAGTCCTGCCACCGTCCTCATTCCGGACTCCGCGGACGCCTTCGAGCTCAGCCCGGGGGGGTCCGGCTTGCACATTTGCCGCACTCCCGGGTAGCATCGGGGTAGTCGTGTGGGCGCCTGCCCATCCATCCGATCCAAGCTCACGCCGAGCTGAAGGAATTCAAGGCCATGCGTACGATTCCCGTCTTCGCCGCGTCGCTCCTCATCGCGGCTCCCCTGGCGGCGCAAACGACCACCGACCCCTTCCCGGCGGCGATCGAGCAGACGCAGGGGGTCATCCCGGTCAACTTCCGTGAATTCGCCGCGATTCCGGACCTTGACGGCACCCCCGCGCGGATCATGACGCTCTTCACCGAGCGGGGGACGGAGCGGATCTTCGTCAGTGATATGCGGGGCCCGATCTACAGCGTGAGTTATGACGGCGCCCCGGTCGCCCAGTACGTGAACGTGAACGACCCGCAGTGGGGTGTGGGAGTCCAGTCCCAGGGGAGGGAGCGCGGGATCCAGAGCATCACCTTCCACCCTCAGTTCGCGCAGGCGGGGACGCCGGGATACGGGAAATTCTATACCTGGACGGACACCGACAATGTGGAGCCCGAGGCCGACTTTCTTCCCGCCGAGGGGGAGTCGCACCACACCGTCCTCCTCGAATGGACGGCGCGGAATCCGAGGGCGCCGACTTACGACGGCTCCGCCCCGCGCGAGCTCGCGCGCTTCCAGCAGCCCTTTTCGAATCACAACGGCGGGCATATCGCCTTCAACCCCTACGCCGCCCCGGGCGAACCCGATTTCGGGCTCCTCTACATCGGCGTCGCGGACGGGGGAAGCGGGGGTGATCCGCAGAACATGGCGCAGAACCTCGCCTCCGGATTTGGGAAGCTCTTCCGCATAGACCCCCTCGGGGACAACAGCGCAAACGGCGAGTACGGGATTCCGGCGGACAATCCCTTCGCGGGCGACAACAACCCGAATACGCTCGGCGAGATCTATGCGTACGGGATCCGAAACCCCCAGCGCTTCGGCTGGGACCCGGAGACTGGGACGATGTATCTCACCGACATCGGCCAGAACATCGTCGAAAAGATCACGACGGTTCCGAAGGGGGCGAACCTCGGGTGGAACACCTGGGAGGGGAGCTTCCGCTTCGTGAATCGCGAAGGGGTGATCACCGCGAATTCGCGGAGCGATTCGAATGTCGTGTACCCGGTGGCCGAATACGATCAGACCGATCCGATCATCCAGAACCAGGCCGCGGCGACCGGTCTCCTGATCTACCGCGACGGACCGATCGTGGCGCTGCGTGACAAGGTCCTCTGGGGCGACTCGCCGAGCGGCGAGATCTTCCACTTCGACGCCAACAATCCGCCGATGGGGGGATCCGGTCCGGTGCGCCGGGTGCTCCTGAACGACGGAGGGACGAGCAAGACCTTCCTCCAGGTCATTCAGGAGAAAAACCGGGCCCAGGGAAGGGATCCGGCGAACCGCACCGACATGCGCCTGAACGCGGGCCCGGACAATCGGGTCTTCCTCACGAACAAGTCGGACGGAGTGATCCGGGAGCTCGTGCCATGACTTTGAACGCGATCAGCCTCACGCCGAACATCACGGCGAACGACCTCGAGAAGAGCATTCAGTTCTACACGGCGGGGCTCGGCTTCGAGGTCGAGCAGCGACACGAACACGAGGGGCGGCTCGTTTACGTGAGTCTTCGCGCCGGGAACGCGTCGCTAGGGATCGGGCAGGACGACTTCGCGAAGGGGAAGGACCGGAGGAAGGGCGTCGGTCAGCGGCTCTGGATCGCGACGGAACAGGATCTCGACGCGCTTGCGGCGCGGGTGAAGGCGGCGGGAATCAAGCTCGACACGGAGCCGCAGCCTCTGGACTGGGGGGGACGGGCCTTTTCGGTCACTGACCCGGATGGATTCGCAATCAGCGTCGCGACGAGCTGAGTGGATCCCATCAGGCCAAACGGGGCCGCCCTGCCGTCAGGGACCGTTCCCAGACGCGGCTTCGAAGCGCAACACCCGTCCGTCCTGCACCAGCAGGTAGACTTCCCCGGCGCCGTCCACGCCGAACGAAGTGATGCCGCCGAGGCCCGGTGGGACGACCTCTCCGTCGTCTTCGACCGCGCCGTTTTCGTACCGGAGCGCGCGCACCCATCCGCCGCAGTAGTCCGCGTAGAGGTACCACCCGACGAGCCCCGGGATCTCCGCCCCGCGATAAACGTATCCGCCCGTCACCGAGCAGCCCCGCCCAGATCCCGATCCGTGGGAGTAAGCGAGCTTCGGTAGAGTGAGCCCCGCCTGATTGCAGGAGGCGGAGGCGTAGCAGCTTTCCCCCTCCATGATGTTCCAGCCGTAGTTCACGGCCGCCGCATCCTCGGAGACGACGTTCACCTCCTCGCGTTCTCCTTGCCCGACGTCCGCGATGTAGAGGAGCCCGGAGGGCGGATCGTGGGCGAAACGCCATGGATTCCGGAGCCCGTAAGCCCAGATCTCCGGGCGCCCCTGGGCCCCATTCGCGAAGGGGTTGCCGGGGGGGATCGAGTAGGGCGCGGCGCCGTCCAAGTCGAGGCGAAGGAGGGAGCCGAGAAGGGTCATCCGGTTCTGGCCGTTCTCCCCGGGGTCGCCGGCCCCGCCTCCGTCGCCGAGGGCGACGTAGAGGTAACCGTCGGGTCCGAAAGAGATCTGCCCGCCGTTGTGATTCGCATTGGGTTGGTTCACCCCGAGGACAAGCGAACCCGACGCGGGACTCGCCACGTCGGCGTTCCCGGAGGCCGTGTACCGCTCGATCACGCTGTGCCCGCCCGCGCCCGTATAGGAGACGTAGAAGCGCCCGTTCTGTGCGTAGTTCGTGTGGAAGGCCATCCCGAGCAGGCCCTGCTCTCCGCCCGACTGGACGGGACCCGTGATGTCGAGGAAGGGCGTCGGAAGGAGCGCCCCGTTCTTCACGATCCGGATCCGTCCCGGCTGCTCGACGATGAAGAGGCGGGCGTCCCCCGCGGGCGCGGTCAGGAAGACCGGGTCTACGAGCCCGCTCGCCACCTGAACGAGGTCGAGCTCGGGGAAATCGGGGGGGAGTTCCCCGGGGTCCGCCAGACCCTCGTCGTTACAGGCCGCCAGCGCGGCAAGGGCAAGCACGGCGAACGGAAGGGCGGTGCGCCGATGCGACGCGACCCGAGGGGGGATTCGGTTCATGCCAGCTGATACCGGCGCCATGGGGCCGAAGTTCACGCCCGGCGCCCGCGCTCCCCTCCCTTCTTCAGCCCCCCATCGGCCCGCGCAGCTTCACCGATCCTCTCTTCGCGTCCCGCACCCGGAGGTTCAGAACTTCCACCAGGATGGAGAAACCCATCGCGAAGTAGATGTACCCCTTCGGGATGTGGAGCCCCATCCCCTCCGCCACCAGCGACATCCCGATGAGGAGGAGGAAGGAGAGGGCGAGCATCTTCACCGTCGGGTGTTTTCCCACGAAATCGCCAATCGCGTCGGCGGAGAACATCATCACCCCGACGGCAAGAACGATGGCGGTGACCATGACCGCGAGGTCTTCGGCCATCCCCACGGCGGTGATCACCGAGTCGAGCGAAAAGACGATGTCGAGAAGTGCGATCTGCGTGATCACGCTTCCGAGGGTCGTCGCTGCCGCCCGCGTCCGTTGCTCTTCTCCTTCGCCCTCCAGCTTGTTGTGGATCTCGTGCGTGGCCTTCCAGAGAAGGAAGAGGCCGCCGCCGATCAGGATGAGGTCACGCCCCGAAAAACTCCGCCCCACGACGGAGAAAAGCGGCTCCACCAGACCGAGGACCCAGGCAAGGAAAAAGAGGAGGAGGATGCGCGTCCCCATGGCGAACCCCAGCCCCAGCCGCCGCGCCTTCTTCTGCTGGTCGTGGGGAAGACGATCCGCGAGGATCGTGATGAAGACGATGTTATCAATGCCGAGGACGATCTCGAGCGTCGTAAGCGTCGCGAGCGCGATCCAGGCTTCGGGGTTGGTGAGCCATTCCATCGGGGGAAGTTGGACTCCGTGTGCGCGTGGATTTCAGCGGTCCGGAGACTAATCAGCCCTTGAGGGGGCGGTCCGTCAATTGCGAAGCGAGGCCACGACCCGCGATCCGATCGCGGAGACGATCCCCTGCGTGAGGGCGTAGCTGACGAAAAGGAGCGCGTCGCTTCGCACCCACTCGGTGTCTTCGGAAAGGAGGTGTACGACTCCGATTCCGGCCGGGACGCCGAGGAGCGCGCCGATCGCGGCGCCGAGGCCGGAAGGCTCGGTGCCGCCGATCCGCCCCGCCAGCCAGGCGCCGGTCCCGGATCCGAGTGTGCTTGCGGCCAGGGCAATGCCCGCCTTCTCGAACGAACAAGCGAGCCCCTCGGAGGGACAGTCGGATTCGCTGACGATCAGAAGGCCGATGCCTCCCCCAACCGCCGATCCCACGGCCCCTCCGCCCCATTCGACGAGGAAGCGCTGACCGGTCGAGCGGGTGGAGGTCGGAGCGTCCTGGGCTAGGAGCCCGCCCGGTGTCATGGGGAGAAGGAAGGCGGCGAGGAGGATGGGGGAAGGTTTCATTTGGCGGAGTTGCCTCGGGCTTTGTTTCGACTTGCCGGCCGACGCTTCTTGCCGATGACGCCGGCGACTTCAGCGCGTGAAGCTCCCGCCGCGAAGAGCCCGCGGAGCAATAGGTCCACGCTTGCCGTAGGGTCGCTGGCTTCCATCTTTGCGACGCGAGATTGGCTGGACCTAAGGCGCTTGGCGAGCTCTGTCTGAGTGAGCCCCTGATCGGCGCGCTGTTCTCGTAGCTTCTCGCTCAGGGCGAGCTTGACCTCCACCAGCGCCACCTCATCTGGGCTGAGTTCAAGGAATTCCTCAGCGGATCCAACTTTCCACCCGGCCTTACGCAGCCTGGTTTCTTTTTGCCTATCCATCTTGACCTCCTGAAGCTTGATTGTATGCCCGCAATCGCCGCCGTGGAGCCATACGAGAGGCTTGTCATCTGGCGACATGACCTATTATATGTCAGATACGACATATAGGAGAGGGCCACCGAGACTCATGCGAAGCGAATCCCATTGCGAACGAATGGCCGAACCATCTCGGTGAAACTCGAAGTGAGCGTCTCGGGCTGCGCCGTCGCCCTTCCCGCGTCCCCTGCCAATGGGAATTGTCTCCCCCACCCCCACCCGTTCACGCGCACCTGACGAGATCCAGAACGTTTCCGCACGCAACTCCGGGGCGACGGCCCCGAGGGCGCCATAGTTTGAGCGGAGCCACATCGGCAGGGATGACCCACGACGCGGGAGGTACCGCCATGGACGCTCGGTCTCAGATCAGGTGGGAAAAGTCGCGGCGCTGGGTCGTCTTCGGAGGGGCGCTCGTCGGGTTCATGACCGTCCTCGCGGTTGCTCCCATCCTGGCCGCTCCAGGGGCTTCTTCCCCCGCGACTGTGGCCGTTCAGGCGCAGCCGACCGAGGCGGCGATCGTGGGGGCGCTCCAGGGGCTCCTGGCCGATTCGGTCGCGTCGGTGCGGCTCGCGGCGGCCGATGCGCTCGGAGACCGGGCGGCGACAGCCGCCGTCCCCGCGCTCGTGGCGGCGATGGCCGATACGCGGAGCCAGGTGCGGGAGGAGGTGGCAGAGTCGCTCGGGCAAATCGCGGATCCAGCAGCGATCCCCGTACTTGCCCAGGCGCTCTCGGATCAGAGCCGGAGCGTCGCCGAGGCCGCGGCCCGCGCGCTTGGAAGGATCCGCACGGCCGATT
The window above is part of the Gemmatimonadota bacterium genome. Proteins encoded here:
- a CDS encoding dienelactone hydrolase family protein, whose amino-acid sequence is MKRSFVGGRWPALFLLLLLPLGLAAQSPVVTLEASYAALSADGPYEVATYTDFPGMPEFGAGTIYYPTNAPEPVGGVAISPGFTELQRHIEWWGPRLASHGYAVLALDTNDPRDSPELRAEALMAAVRTLRAENARNDSPLAGRVAVDRMAVMGHSMGGGGALIAANLHSGELQAAIPFTPWRPDTDFSAITVPTLVIAGSNDTIAPSETHAWPHFQGIPETTPKVYLEFEGGSHFIADTTRGTDLDTIGRYAVAWLKLYLDGNEEVRGLLYGPRPAGDSDKFSRYVENP
- a CDS encoding S8 family serine peptidase: MPDRLGVGRETGAPVASRSPHKSVLWSGLLLCVAVGMAACSESTAPPLPGSIELTSGGSQDGTVGEPLSQLVVFEVRDDGGNPVAGVGVSLAVTQGGGSVPDQTVITGPEGMVQTPWTLGTVAAAAQRLEATAGAFTASATATARAGAPATIEVVAGAGQTAPAGTFLPDSLAVVVSDQYGNPVPNAVVTWIAQLGGGSLAPVQVNAGPDGIARARWTLGGGAGAHTAVAQAGQAPAAAFEATALPNAAIAGTVTLSSGLLAGVALSGFTVAGATFGAGAELQSPGGVRSTSTVPDGLAGAGGAALQPGASSALSGPGDAIPGEWVLRFREGTISAPSGGVSRLSGATAMSEGIRAAVSAIPVIASARAGITGVSPLLGAVRVSMEAGGEEAAVVASLRADPRVASVEPLRWVSSHAEPAAMGTPIAASPFVDGLFFPRQSWHYGMIGVPRAWDVTEGSTSVIVAVVDDGIRVEHVSMAGVLTNDGYDFVKEPAVPIPHCSGGNISLTGDGDGPDPDPTNPSSYSLLGGPNCATGPNDFGGHGLHVAGTIAAAGSGVVGVAPRVRIRPVRVLGTTGQGTNYDVAQGILYAAGLPADDGAGGLVQAPSAARVINMSIGSPASDPVIAGAISQASAAGSLLIASAGNSGNSLPQYPAALPETVSVSALGPDFLLAPYSTWGPTVDVAAPGGSMSVYGSFGGGIWSAWWSFSESASYIGALHGTSMAAPHVSGLAALLFSQNPGMTAAQAKERIYATTRDLGVLGKDQLFGHGLVDAFLALTNGAGFPSTLRVSLYDASTGAKIEEVEAGSDHSFNFSGLTDGNYLVYAGTDDRDDGITGRPGFVWGARGGTPQPAVVAIQGNGIQDGSLTAGIPIEVEPNNSTGLAHSLPIGGYMYGSVGSFGDQDHYRVLVPTQGTYSFETGGATGLCGFGLEVNTRLDLLDALGVVITSNDDLNAADERLCSKIVAQLAPGTYFLRVRASFGGATGNYSIRAY
- a CDS encoding PQQ-dependent sugar dehydrogenase, whose translation is MRTIPVFAASLLIAAPLAAQTTTDPFPAAIEQTQGVIPVNFREFAAIPDLDGTPARIMTLFTERGTERIFVSDMRGPIYSVSYDGAPVAQYVNVNDPQWGVGVQSQGRERGIQSITFHPQFAQAGTPGYGKFYTWTDTDNVEPEADFLPAEGESHHTVLLEWTARNPRAPTYDGSAPRELARFQQPFSNHNGGHIAFNPYAAPGEPDFGLLYIGVADGGSGGDPQNMAQNLASGFGKLFRIDPLGDNSANGEYGIPADNPFAGDNNPNTLGEIYAYGIRNPQRFGWDPETGTMYLTDIGQNIVEKITTVPKGANLGWNTWEGSFRFVNREGVITANSRSDSNVVYPVAEYDQTDPIIQNQAAATGLLIYRDGPIVALRDKVLWGDSPSGEIFHFDANNPPMGGSGPVRRVLLNDGGTSKTFLQVIQEKNRAQGRDPANRTDMRLNAGPDNRVFLTNKSDGVIRELVP
- a CDS encoding VOC family protein, whose product is MTLNAISLTPNITANDLEKSIQFYTAGLGFEVEQRHEHEGRLVYVSLRAGNASLGIGQDDFAKGKDRRKGVGQRLWIATEQDLDALAARVKAAGIKLDTEPQPLDWGGRAFSVTDPDGFAISVATS
- a CDS encoding PQQ-dependent sugar dehydrogenase; translation: MNRIPPRVASHRRTALPFAVLALAALAACNDEGLADPGELPPDFPELDLVQVASGLVDPVFLTAPAGDARLFIVEQPGRIRIVKNGALLPTPFLDITGPVQSGGEQGLLGMAFHTNYAQNGRFYVSYTGAGGHSVIERYTASGNADVASPASGSLVLGVNQPNANHNGGQISFGPDGYLYVALGDGGGAGDPGENGQNRMTLLGSLLRLDLDGAAPYSIPPGNPFANGAQGRPEIWAYGLRNPWRFAHDPPSGLLYIADVGQGEREEVNVVSEDAAAVNYGWNIMEGESCYASASCNQAGLTLPKLAYSHGSGSGRGCSVTGGYVYRGAEIPGLVGWYLYADYCGGWVRALRYENGAVEDDGEVVPPGLGGITSFGVDGAGEVYLLVQDGRVLRFEAASGNGP
- a CDS encoding TerC family protein, with the translated sequence MEWLTNPEAWIALATLTTLEIVLGIDNIVFITILADRLPHDQQKKARRLGLGFAMGTRILLLFFLAWVLGLVEPLFSVVGRSFSGRDLILIGGGLFLLWKATHEIHNKLEGEGEEQRTRAAATTLGSVITQIALLDIVFSLDSVITAVGMAEDLAVMVTAIVLAVGVMMFSADAIGDFVGKHPTVKMLALSFLLLIGMSLVAEGMGLHIPKGYIYFAMGFSILVEVLNLRVRDAKRGSVKLRGPMGG
- a CDS encoding helix-turn-helix transcriptional regulator; protein product: MDRQKETRLRKAGWKVGSAEEFLELSPDEVALVEVKLALSEKLREQRADQGLTQTELAKRLRSSQSRVAKMEASDPTASVDLLLRGLFAAGASRAEVAGVIGKKRRPASRNKARGNSAK
- a CDS encoding HEAT repeat domain-containing protein — its product is MDARSQIRWEKSRRWVVFGGALVGFMTVLAVAPILAAPGASSPATVAVQAQPTEAAIVGALQGLLADSVASVRLAAADALGDRAATAAVPALVAAMADTRSQVREEVAESLGQIADPAAIPVLAQALSDQSRSVAEAAARALGRIRTADSAARLEDALLLPRDERFRQAVIRALGATGQASAVEVLEGFLPLADRRLRESILESFADAGTGPALAALLRAAASPDASLRLSAAQALAGN